One region of Dokdonia sp. 4H-3-7-5 genomic DNA includes:
- a CDS encoding endonuclease/exonuclease/phosphatase family protein yields the protein MILLLFSIFIIGPLLPLLPATHWSIRFFDFVRIQTVVVQLLLLGVAFIFWDVFTVTHIIFVGLMIAVIIFQLWLIRPYTPFYHRRKPQAEFHKEQLTLVTANVLQTNTNYDKFITIIKESNPHIFITMESDQKWDKEISKAFPEYTHTVKATLDNFYGMHVYSKIPFQSSEIKYLIEEDIPSIHCEIMYADQPFNLIAIHPAPPSPSENETSKERDAELMLVGKQCRESKDATVVCGDLNDVVWSKTSRLFSKITGYLDPRVGRGLYPSFHANYWLLRFPLDHLFYSKDLHVTNMKRLAYFGSDHFAMYYNIAFPMVNIDVANPKITTEDKENIQEIIGDGILSASASQNH from the coding sequence ATGATACTACTACTCTTCTCAATATTTATCATAGGGCCACTACTACCCTTGCTTCCTGCTACGCATTGGAGCATTCGCTTTTTTGATTTTGTAAGAATACAGACAGTAGTTGTACAGCTACTTTTATTAGGAGTTGCCTTCATATTTTGGGATGTCTTCACGGTCACGCATATTATTTTTGTAGGTTTGATGATAGCCGTTATTATATTTCAATTATGGCTTATAAGACCCTACACACCTTTCTATCATAGGCGTAAACCTCAGGCAGAGTTCCACAAAGAACAGCTCACTCTTGTGACCGCAAATGTATTACAGACCAACACGAACTACGATAAATTTATAACTATCATAAAGGAGAGCAATCCTCATATATTTATCACCATGGAGTCTGATCAAAAGTGGGATAAAGAAATATCTAAAGCTTTTCCAGAGTATACTCACACCGTAAAAGCTACACTAGATAATTTTTATGGAATGCATGTGTACTCAAAAATCCCCTTTCAATCATCAGAGATAAAATATCTTATAGAAGAGGATATTCCATCCATACACTGCGAGATAATGTATGCAGATCAGCCCTTTAATCTTATAGCAATACACCCTGCTCCTCCTAGTCCATCAGAAAACGAAACTTCAAAAGAACGTGATGCCGAGTTGATGCTCGTAGGTAAGCAATGTAGAGAGTCTAAGGACGCAACCGTAGTTTGCGGCGATCTCAATGATGTGGTGTGGTCTAAGACTTCTAGACTTTTTAGCAAAATCACAGGGTATCTAGATCCGCGCGTAGGTCGTGGTCTCTATCCGTCCTTTCATGCAAATTATTGGTTACTCAGATTCCCTCTTGACCATTTATTTTACTCAAAAGATCTTCATGTAACAAACATGAAGCGACTAGCTTATTTTGGGTCAGATCATTTTGCTATGTACTATAACATAGCATTTCCTATGGTAAATATTGATGTTGCAAATCCTAAAATTACTACAGAGGACAAGGAAAATATTCAGGAGATAATAGGCGATGGGATTCTTTCGGCTAGCGCTTCACAGAATCATTAA
- a CDS encoding TlpA disulfide reductase family protein, with the protein MKQLLILVILFSLFSCGDNNSTPIKGTAAGMADGTSLILEELGPNNKRIPLDTAVVNAGKFTFTKAITEGTGLLILSEATATSQLLLVKDEQPLTLTLYKDSLSSSLVTGSIENELFNNYRMTAMQTNKKRQKLIQEMQKAQRETDGIKVNIIRDQIAAMDTQFITDKKAVVEKNTDKMVSVIALSDLINEKVLKIEESEAYYNSLSEDIQNSTVGESVENYIAQLKSQRIASGLASIGNKAPEFSAKTPEGKELSLSETLGKYTIIDFWASWCRPCRMENPNVVNVYNQYHDKGLNIISVSLDRPDQKERWLQAIKKDKMDWYHVSNLQFWQDPIPRSYGVRAIPATFLLDENGVIIAKDLRGPALGAKMKELLGEI; encoded by the coding sequence ATGAAACAATTACTAATTCTTGTAATTTTATTCTCTTTATTCTCCTGTGGAGATAATAATAGTACTCCTATAAAAGGTACCGCTGCTGGTATGGCTGATGGTACGTCACTTATCTTAGAGGAATTAGGGCCTAATAATAAACGTATTCCTTTAGACACTGCCGTTGTAAATGCTGGTAAATTCACTTTTACAAAAGCTATAACAGAAGGAACTGGTTTATTAATACTAAGTGAAGCTACAGCTACTAGCCAACTTTTGCTAGTAAAAGATGAGCAACCACTTACTCTAACTCTGTACAAAGATAGCTTATCTAGCTCTTTAGTCACAGGTAGTATAGAAAATGAGTTGTTTAATAATTACCGTATGACTGCTATGCAGACTAATAAAAAGAGACAAAAGCTCATTCAAGAGATGCAAAAGGCACAGAGAGAAACAGATGGAATTAAGGTAAACATTATCCGTGACCAAATAGCAGCCATGGACACGCAATTTATTACCGATAAAAAAGCAGTAGTTGAGAAAAATACTGACAAAATGGTCTCCGTAATCGCACTATCTGACTTAATAAATGAGAAAGTCTTGAAAATTGAAGAGTCCGAAGCATATTATAATAGTCTTTCTGAGGATATTCAAAACTCTACTGTGGGAGAAAGTGTAGAAAACTATATCGCACAACTCAAGTCACAACGTATCGCTAGCGGACTTGCCAGTATAGGAAATAAAGCTCCTGAGTTTAGCGCAAAAACTCCAGAAGGTAAAGAACTTTCACTCTCAGAGACTTTAGGTAAATACACCATCATTGACTTTTGGGCTTCATGGTGTCGCCCTTGTCGCATGGAAAATCCTAATGTTGTAAATGTGTATAATCAATATCATGATAAAGGTCTTAACATCATTAGTGTATCACTTGATAGACCAGATCAAAAAGAAAGATGGCTACAAGCTATAAAAAAAGATAAAATGGATTGGTACCATGTCTCAAACCTACAGTTTTGGCAAGATCCTATCCCTAGAAGTTATGGGGTAAGAGCAATTCCTGCAACATTTTTACTTGATGAAAATGGCGTTATTATAGCAAAAGATCTAAGAGGTCCTGCACTAGGAGCAAAAATGAAAGAGCTACTAGGGGAAATATAG
- a CDS encoding Pycsar system effector family protein, giving the protein MTELLEKTDRFISELFDNELPKTCIYHNYVHTKRVLKSTQEIIDNSEESLKDEEKLILQLSALLHDIGYVDGTENHEARSAEMAETFLKEQGVEATIIEEVKKVILATDMRVEPQTYLEQVLRDADASHFAKDYFPEASEYLRQELKIKGIKEFTTEEWNKANIEMFTIKHRYYTHYAQENWKPKKDNNLNDLTKARKKAKKARKKEKLKVQLKDASPEKGIQSMYRIALRNHIKLSDIADTKANILLSVNAIVISLALANLIPKLESPSNAHLIYPTAVFVLFAMISMIMSIIATRPNVTRGEFDREDVKLKKVNLLFFGNFHKMKLEDYEWAIGEMLQDKDYIYSALTKDLYFLGVVLDRKYKLLRITYNIFMVGIIISVLTFAVFFAYRDQAVEVMEDVESLTNMVTTLL; this is encoded by the coding sequence ATGACTGAACTACTAGAAAAGACAGATAGATTTATTTCTGAACTATTTGATAATGAACTACCTAAGACATGTATATATCATAACTATGTCCATACCAAACGAGTACTTAAAAGTACCCAAGAAATAATTGATAATAGTGAAGAAAGTCTTAAAGATGAAGAAAAGCTCATCTTACAGCTTAGCGCACTACTACATGACATAGGGTATGTAGATGGAACCGAAAATCATGAAGCACGCAGTGCCGAAATGGCTGAAACGTTTTTGAAAGAACAGGGCGTTGAGGCTACTATTATAGAAGAGGTGAAAAAAGTGATTCTTGCCACAGACATGCGCGTAGAACCACAAACATACCTAGAACAAGTTTTAAGAGACGCAGATGCTTCACATTTTGCCAAGGATTATTTTCCTGAGGCTAGTGAGTATTTACGTCAAGAATTAAAAATAAAAGGTATTAAAGAGTTTACCACGGAGGAGTGGAATAAGGCAAATATTGAGATGTTCACCATAAAACATCGCTATTATACGCACTATGCCCAAGAAAACTGGAAACCGAAAAAAGATAATAACCTAAACGATCTCACCAAAGCAAGAAAGAAAGCTAAAAAGGCACGTAAAAAGGAAAAACTAAAAGTACAACTTAAAGATGCTAGCCCAGAAAAAGGAATCCAGTCTATGTATCGCATCGCGCTACGCAACCATATTAAATTAAGTGATATTGCAGATACTAAGGCAAACATATTGCTTTCTGTAAATGCGATTGTGATTTCTCTTGCTCTTGCAAACCTGATCCCAAAACTAGAGTCTCCTAGTAATGCTCACCTTATATATCCAACGGCGGTATTTGTACTTTTTGCCATGATATCGATGATTATGTCAATTATTGCTACACGACCTAATGTAACAAGGGGTGAGTTTGACAGAGAAGATGTAAAATTGAAAAAGGTGAACCTATTATTTTTTGGTAATTTTCATAAAATGAAACTTGAAGATTATGAATGGGCTATAGGAGAAATGCTTCAAGACAAAGATTATATCTACTCTGCCCTTACTAAAGATTTATATTTTCTAGGAGTTGTACTCGACAGAAAATATAAGCTCTTAAGAATAACCTATAATATTTTTATGGTGGGTATCATTATATCTGTACTAACGTTTGCTGTGTTCTTTGCTTACAGAGATCAAGCAGTAGAAGTCATGGAGGACGTAGAAAGCCTCACTAATATGGTGACAACACTATTATAA
- a CDS encoding aminotransferase class I/II-fold pyridoxal phosphate-dependent enzyme, with protein sequence MRDLFDKIYKDKGPLGKWASVAEGYFVFPKLEGPISNRMKFQGKEVITWSVNDYLGLANRPEIREVDAQAAADYGAAYPMGARMMSGHTSLHEQLQNECAEFVQKEAAYLLNFGYQGIMSTIDALVGKDDIIVYDVDTHACIIDGVRLHMGKRFTYKHNDMASIEKNLERATKMAEQTGGGILVISEGVFGMRGEQGKLKEIVALKKKFNFRLLVDDAHGFGTLGATGAGAGEEQGVQDDIDVYFATFAKSMASTGAFIAGDQEIIDYLKYNLRSQMFAKSLQMQLVVGALKRLDMLRTMPELREKLWENVNALQGGLKDRGFDIGTTQSCVTPVYLKGSVPEAMALVKDLRENHGVFCSIVVYPVIPKGLILLRMIPTASHTLTDVEETLNAFEAIRERLDNGTYKRLSAKVAEAFGA encoded by the coding sequence ATGAGAGATTTATTTGATAAAATTTACAAGGATAAGGGGCCATTAGGTAAATGGGCTTCAGTGGCAGAGGGATACTTTGTTTTTCCTAAACTAGAAGGACCTATTTCTAACAGAATGAAGTTCCAAGGAAAGGAAGTAATTACATGGAGTGTAAATGATTATTTAGGTCTTGCAAATCGTCCAGAAATACGTGAGGTAGATGCGCAAGCAGCAGCAGATTATGGTGCGGCTTATCCTATGGGTGCTCGTATGATGTCTGGTCATACTTCATTGCATGAACAACTACAAAATGAGTGTGCGGAGTTTGTACAAAAAGAAGCTGCCTATCTTTTAAACTTTGGATACCAAGGTATCATGTCTACTATTGATGCATTAGTAGGTAAAGATGATATTATCGTATATGACGTAGATACTCACGCTTGTATTATAGACGGTGTTCGTTTGCATATGGGTAAACGTTTTACCTACAAGCATAACGATATGGCAAGTATCGAAAAGAATCTTGAGCGTGCTACTAAAATGGCAGAGCAAACAGGAGGAGGAATCCTCGTGATTTCTGAAGGTGTTTTTGGAATGCGTGGAGAACAAGGGAAGCTTAAAGAAATAGTAGCCCTTAAGAAAAAATTTAACTTCCGTTTACTTGTTGACGATGCACATGGTTTTGGAACTTTAGGAGCGACGGGAGCAGGAGCAGGAGAAGAACAAGGAGTACAAGATGATATTGATGTGTATTTTGCAACATTTGCAAAGTCTATGGCATCTACAGGAGCTTTTATTGCGGGAGATCAAGAAATCATTGATTACTTAAAATATAACCTAAGATCACAAATGTTTGCAAAGTCATTGCAAATGCAACTTGTGGTAGGAGCACTTAAACGTCTTGATATGTTACGTACAATGCCAGAACTTCGTGAGAAATTATGGGAGAATGTAAATGCACTTCAAGGAGGGTTAAAAGATAGAGGTTTTGATATAGGGACTACACAATCATGTGTAACTCCTGTATACCTTAAAGGAAGCGTACCAGAAGCAATGGCACTTGTAAAAGATCTTCGTGAGAATCACGGTGTATTTTGTTCTATTGTGGTGTATCCAGTGATTCCTAAAGGACTTATCTTACTTAGAATGATACCTACAGCTTCACACACACTTACAGATGTAGAAGAGACTTTAAATGCTTTTGAAGCAATTCGTGAGCGATTAGATAATGGGACTTATAAAAGACTTTCTGCTAAAGTAGCAGAAGCTTTTGGAGCATAA
- a CDS encoding PLP-dependent cysteine synthase family protein has protein sequence MNKDLNVYDNVLQLVGNTPLIKLNKITEGFEGQFYAKVEAFNPGHSSKDRIALHIIEEAERTGVLKPGDTIIETTSGNTGFSIAMVSIIKGYECILAVSSKSSPDKIDALKAMGAKVYVCPANVKADDPRSYYSVAKRLHEENKGSVYINQYFNELNIDAHFNTTGPEIWNQTEGNITHLIACSGTGGTISGTARFLKQQNPAIKIIGIDAYGSVIQKYHQTREFDAAEIYPYRIEGLGKNLIPSATDFDAIDKFEKVSDQESAHSAREIATTEGLFVGYTSGAAIQGVKQLAAQGEFDENSKVVVIFPDHGSRYMSKVFSDKWMNDQGFFDSQNEETVATIEYIK, from the coding sequence ATGAATAAGGATTTAAACGTGTATGATAACGTGTTACAACTAGTAGGTAACACACCACTCATCAAGTTAAATAAAATTACAGAAGGCTTTGAAGGTCAGTTTTACGCAAAGGTAGAGGCTTTTAACCCGGGACACTCATCAAAAGATCGTATAGCTCTTCATATTATAGAAGAGGCAGAACGTACAGGAGTTCTTAAACCTGGTGATACTATTATTGAAACTACATCTGGAAACACAGGGTTTAGTATCGCAATGGTAAGTATTATTAAAGGATATGAATGTATTCTTGCAGTGAGCTCAAAATCATCACCAGATAAGATTGATGCTTTAAAAGCGATGGGAGCAAAGGTGTATGTATGTCCTGCAAATGTAAAGGCAGACGACCCGAGATCTTATTATAGTGTGGCAAAGCGTTTACATGAAGAAAATAAGGGCTCTGTTTATATCAACCAATATTTTAATGAGTTGAATATAGACGCTCACTTTAATACTACAGGACCAGAAATCTGGAATCAAACAGAAGGTAACATTACACACTTAATTGCTTGTAGTGGAACTGGAGGTACCATATCTGGTACTGCACGTTTTTTAAAGCAACAAAATCCAGCAATAAAAATTATAGGTATAGATGCTTATGGATCTGTGATTCAAAAGTATCATCAAACCCGTGAGTTTGACGCAGCAGAAATTTATCCGTACCGTATAGAAGGACTAGGAAAAAACTTAATACCCTCTGCAACAGACTTTGATGCAATAGATAAATTTGAAAAAGTAAGTGATCAAGAGAGTGCTCACAGTGCGAGAGAGATTGCTACTACAGAAGGTCTATTTGTAGGATATACAAGTGGTGCTGCTATTCAAGGGGTAAAACAACTTGCTGCGCAAGGGGAGTTTGACGAGAATAGCAAGGTGGTGGTTATTTTTCCAGATCACGGAAGTCGCTACATGAGTAAAGTGTTTTCTGATAAGTGGATGAATGATCAAGGTTTTTTTGATAGTCAAAATGAAGAGACTGTAGCAACTATAGAATACATCAAATAA
- a CDS encoding mechanosensitive ion channel family protein has protein sequence MDKITESLNNLSEKLWGWVEAFIRNLPNLGVALLVLLIAYFVSRFVNKYSQKIVKRYVPQQSITKLIGRALAVFVVLVGIFLALGVLNLDKTLNTLIAGAGVSGLVIGLALQGALANGIAGIILSFRKRVNIGDWVETSGYVGFIEDIKLNNFSIREPDNNIVVIPNKTITDNPMKNYSVTERMRIIIECGVGYESDLEMVEKLTKETIASKFPQNGNKEEVEFFYTAFGGSSIDFICRYWVDCVNGKQKLTAKHQGMLAIKKAFDANDVNIPFPIRTLQFDNQLQMASSNDSQE, from the coding sequence ATGGATAAGATTACTGAATCATTAAATAATCTCTCAGAAAAACTCTGGGGATGGGTAGAAGCTTTCATAAGGAACTTACCAAACTTAGGAGTCGCTCTCCTAGTGCTATTAATTGCTTATTTCGTATCGAGATTTGTCAATAAGTACTCTCAAAAGATTGTAAAGCGATACGTACCACAACAATCTATCACAAAACTCATAGGTAGAGCCCTTGCTGTATTCGTAGTACTCGTAGGTATATTTCTCGCATTAGGTGTATTAAACCTAGATAAAACACTGAATACGCTAATTGCTGGAGCAGGAGTTTCTGGACTTGTAATAGGTCTTGCACTTCAAGGAGCTCTTGCAAATGGAATCGCGGGTATTATTTTATCATTTAGAAAAAGGGTAAATATAGGAGACTGGGTAGAAACTAGTGGGTATGTAGGATTTATAGAAGATATTAAGCTCAACAACTTTAGTATAAGGGAGCCAGATAATAATATTGTTGTAATACCAAACAAGACGATTACTGATAACCCAATGAAAAATTATTCGGTTACAGAGCGTATGCGCATTATTATAGAATGTGGTGTAGGTTATGAGTCTGACTTAGAAATGGTAGAAAAACTAACTAAAGAAACGATAGCGAGCAAATTCCCTCAAAATGGAAATAAAGAAGAAGTAGAATTTTTCTATACTGCTTTTGGTGGAAGTTCAATCGATTTTATATGTAGATACTGGGTAGATTGTGTAAATGGAAAGCAAAAACTAACCGCTAAGCATCAAGGAATGCTAGCGATAAAGAAAGCTTTTGACGCAAATGATGTAAATATTCCGTTCCCTATTAGAACACTGCAATTTGATAATCAACTACAAATGGCTTCTTCTAATGATAGTCAAGAATAG
- a CDS encoding GAF domain-containing protein, whose translation MKSGVHFKDQEFPLELHFSVGKLVSHYKNNLTSDNLRLKRRATEIMEIISDYPELESGINNLETIGSYKNQIDDLLSELFPEVLQQNEIKIASMPFQEAVLQSTQRYDNILLNAGDNFIPEIKNFNADHYYLMGCSIILMQYYGFKIDFRRPFYYEIPDGLGMTRFYRMLYNGDYIDIERKEGTPQITEEEVNVLLDNFDNIEMWKEKFPPHSYIFKGFVIANLYDATTEVSISDFKSGLLRYEDEDINFTHDFHRIFQAIFDLPELQIGFSNYNKEDEAFELVPFKDISSYLLYGDTEASCNTILCKGSYDAVFNTGDYFAVSDIAKHHKSDKSIKMYQNLYDQGIKSVILAPIRHKGVLLGILELASPNKGALNSINANKLADIMPYLIDAVLRNKEQQENEIDLIIQNECTSIHKSVYWKFEKEAKRYLRLQIEGDNNVQYRDVVFKDVYPLFGQIDIKGSSESRNAATQKDILLQLHNAIAILEAAKTNESLPIYEQLIFNLNDFLERTQEKLEVDSERKILKFLSENIRPLFTHLLEKSDELNELITAYRSQIEDSLGLVYRHRKFYDESVMLLNKRLASVLQRKQKEAQMMYPHFFELFKTDGVEHNMYVGESITKHNSFNKIYLYNLRLWQLQVMCEMENEHFSLAQKMDHPLEVASMILVFNTSLSVRYRMDEKRFDVDGTYNARYEVVKKRVDKAFIKGTTERITQAGKITIVYSQEADEQEYLRYINFLQLKNHLGNEVEILELEDLQAVTGLKAIRVNVLYKKVIGKETKEFYTYEDLIEEIKN comes from the coding sequence ATGAAAAGCGGAGTACATTTTAAAGATCAAGAGTTTCCACTAGAATTACATTTTAGTGTAGGGAAATTAGTGAGTCATTATAAAAACAATCTTACTTCAGATAATTTAAGATTAAAAAGACGTGCAACAGAAATAATGGAAATTATTTCTGACTATCCAGAATTAGAATCAGGAATAAATAATCTAGAGACTATAGGGAGCTATAAGAATCAAATTGATGATCTTCTTAGTGAGCTATTTCCAGAAGTACTGCAGCAGAATGAAATAAAAATTGCATCTATGCCTTTTCAAGAGGCTGTGCTACAATCTACGCAGAGGTATGATAATATACTTCTCAATGCAGGTGATAATTTTATTCCAGAGATAAAGAATTTTAATGCAGACCATTACTACCTCATGGGATGTAGCATTATCCTAATGCAGTATTATGGTTTTAAAATAGACTTTAGACGTCCATTTTACTATGAAATTCCTGATGGTTTGGGTATGACACGTTTTTATAGAATGCTCTATAATGGGGATTATATAGATATAGAACGTAAGGAAGGAACACCTCAAATAACAGAAGAAGAAGTAAACGTACTGCTAGATAATTTTGATAATATAGAGATGTGGAAAGAAAAATTTCCTCCGCACAGTTATATTTTCAAAGGCTTTGTGATAGCAAATTTATATGATGCCACTACTGAAGTTTCAATATCAGATTTTAAGTCTGGCTTACTTCGTTATGAAGATGAGGACATAAACTTTACACATGACTTCCATAGAATTTTTCAAGCCATTTTTGATCTTCCAGAATTACAAATAGGTTTTTCTAATTATAATAAGGAAGACGAGGCCTTTGAGCTTGTGCCATTTAAGGATATAAGTAGTTATCTATTATATGGAGATACAGAAGCGTCGTGTAATACGATACTTTGTAAAGGGTCTTATGATGCTGTATTTAATACTGGAGACTACTTTGCGGTTTCAGATATTGCAAAACATCACAAAAGCGATAAGAGTATAAAGATGTATCAAAATCTTTATGACCAGGGGATAAAAAGTGTTATTCTAGCCCCAATACGTCACAAAGGTGTTTTATTAGGTATTCTAGAGCTAGCCTCCCCTAATAAAGGAGCGCTTAATAGTATAAATGCAAATAAGCTTGCAGACATAATGCCGTATCTTATTGATGCTGTATTACGTAACAAGGAGCAACAAGAAAATGAAATAGACCTAATTATTCAAAATGAATGTACATCTATTCATAAAAGTGTGTACTGGAAATTTGAAAAGGAAGCAAAACGATATTTAAGATTGCAGATAGAAGGGGATAACAACGTTCAATATAGGGATGTTGTATTTAAAGATGTTTATCCGTTATTTGGACAGATTGATATTAAAGGATCTTCAGAGTCTCGTAATGCTGCGACACAAAAAGATATTTTATTACAACTTCACAATGCCATCGCCATTTTAGAGGCGGCTAAGACTAATGAAAGTCTACCTATATATGAGCAGCTTATTTTTAATCTAAATGATTTTTTAGAAAGGACACAAGAAAAATTAGAGGTAGATAGTGAACGAAAGATATTAAAATTCTTGAGTGAAAATATCAGACCGTTATTTACTCACTTACTAGAAAAGAGTGATGAACTCAATGAATTAATTACTGCATATAGAAGTCAGATCGAAGATAGTCTTGGCCTTGTGTATCGACATCGTAAGTTTTATGATGAGTCTGTAATGTTATTAAATAAACGTCTAGCGTCTGTACTACAGCGCAAACAAAAGGAGGCGCAAATGATGTATCCTCACTTTTTTGAACTCTTTAAAACCGATGGGGTAGAGCACAATATGTATGTAGGTGAGTCTATAACAAAGCATAATAGCTTTAATAAGATTTATCTTTATAACTTACGTTTATGGCAGCTTCAGGTAATGTGCGAAATGGAGAATGAGCACTTTTCGCTTGCGCAAAAAATGGATCACCCACTTGAGGTGGCTTCTATGATATTAGTGTTTAATACTTCATTATCTGTGCGATATCGTATGGATGAGAAGAGGTTTGATGTAGATGGAACTTATAACGCTCGTTATGAAGTTGTAAAGAAGCGTGTAGATAAGGCTTTCATAAAAGGAACTACAGAACGTATAACACAAGCTGGAAAAATCACTATAGTCTACTCACAAGAAGCAGATGAGCAAGAGTATCTCAGATACATTAACTTCTTACAGTTAAAGAATCACTTAGGTAATGAAGTAGAAATTCTTGAGCTAGAAGACTTACAAGCTGTTACCGGATTAAAGGCTATTCGTGTGAATGTATTATATAAAAAAGTAATAGGTAAAGAGACAAAAGAATTTTACACCTATGAAGATCTCATTGAGGAAATAAAAAATTAA